A window of Rubricoccus marinus contains these coding sequences:
- a CDS encoding cytochrome-c peroxidase, with product MLRLASLLLFSLVAVGGTFAARIGGTPTLPETPYDYEGVGLPAYLDTYVIRHADNTPADNPITNAGATLGRVLFYDVRLSQNGSVSCASCHRQANGFADPRPRSVGFGGEHTDRNSMALAFARYDRNEEFFWDERARTLEALALEPIQNPVEMGMTLEGLTALLSDTEFYPALFADAFGTPEVTSDRVARALSQFIRSIVPSNTRYDAARQAEGARIARPLAGLTPQENEGLQLFFGRGQCNLCHSSDLFAGTNALNNGLDSTVTDPGRSGGRFKVVSLRNIGLTAPYMHDGRFQTLEDVVEHYSTGIRLGPHLDARMFGLDGGAIRFNFSADERAALVAFLHTLTDTTLATDPRWSDPFAAQAPTPGASR from the coding sequence ATGCTCCGGCTCGCATCGCTGCTCCTGTTCTCCCTGGTCGCCGTTGGAGGCACCTTCGCCGCCCGCATTGGTGGGACTCCCACTCTGCCGGAGACGCCGTACGACTACGAAGGCGTGGGGCTGCCGGCCTACCTCGATACGTACGTGATCCGGCACGCGGACAACACGCCCGCGGACAACCCGATCACCAACGCGGGAGCAACACTCGGGCGCGTGCTGTTTTACGACGTACGGCTGTCTCAGAACGGGTCCGTCTCGTGCGCGTCCTGCCACCGCCAGGCCAACGGGTTCGCAGACCCCCGGCCGCGCAGCGTCGGGTTCGGCGGAGAGCACACCGACCGCAACTCGATGGCGCTCGCCTTCGCGCGCTACGATCGCAACGAGGAGTTTTTCTGGGACGAGCGCGCCAGGACACTGGAAGCGCTCGCCCTGGAGCCCATCCAAAACCCGGTCGAGATGGGCATGACGCTGGAAGGGCTCACGGCTCTGCTAAGCGACACGGAGTTCTACCCGGCCCTGTTCGCCGACGCCTTCGGCACGCCAGAGGTCACGAGCGACCGCGTCGCGCGGGCGCTGTCCCAGTTTATCCGCTCCATCGTGCCGTCCAACACCCGCTACGATGCCGCGCGCCAGGCCGAGGGCGCGCGCATCGCGCGGCCTCTGGCGGGGCTGACTCCGCAGGAGAACGAGGGCCTCCAGTTGTTCTTCGGACGCGGCCAGTGCAACCTGTGCCACTCGAGCGACCTGTTCGCGGGCACCAACGCCCTCAACAATGGACTGGACTCCACCGTGACCGATCCCGGCAGGTCCGGCGGGCGCTTCAAGGTGGTGTCCCTACGCAACATCGGCCTGACCGCTCCCTACATGCATGACGGTCGGTTTCAAACGCTGGAGGACGTCGTCGAGCACTACAGCACCGGCATCCGCCTCGGCCCGCACCTGGACGCGCGCATGTTCGGCCTCGACGGCGGGGCCATCCGGTTCAACTTCAGCGCCGACGAGCGGGCCGCGCTCGTGGCGTTCTTGCACACGCTGACCGACACCACGCTCGCCACCGACCCGAGGTGGTCGGACCCGTTCGCCGCGCAGGCGCCGACGCCCGGCGCGTCTCGGTAA
- a CDS encoding Brp/Blh family beta-carotene 15,15'-dioxygenase, translating to MAWPRLGLGLAWGSVALSLAASPWIAEAPAIVWLVPWAASVVVLGLPHGALDPFVPFRMRGEPLGARRVAVFCALYLGTAGAVIALWALAPVAAAVGFVALTWAHWGQGDVFALRALGWDAHLTSRPHLALAGAVRGALPMLVPLAAQPSAYAAVLGDLAALFDPDGAAGVGAMVAPAAGIVLWALIGGYALWGAASAWRRNAWRPLALDLGEVAGLGVFFAVLPPLWSVGVYFCAWHALRHLARLEPIVAPRRPLRLALLAAPATLGALALFAGLGWLLVERPAAGALLSVYLVGIAAVTVPHVLVVSWMDARQGVWRPRPSTQAGVLASKARRSNTGGR from the coding sequence ATGGCGTGGCCGCGGCTCGGCCTGGGGCTGGCCTGGGGGAGCGTCGCGCTCTCATTGGCGGCGTCGCCGTGGATCGCCGAGGCGCCGGCGATCGTGTGGCTCGTGCCGTGGGCGGCGAGCGTCGTCGTGCTGGGCCTGCCGCACGGCGCGCTGGACCCGTTCGTGCCGTTCCGGATGCGGGGCGAGCCGCTGGGCGCCCGCCGGGTCGCGGTGTTCTGCGCGCTCTACCTCGGGACCGCCGGGGCGGTGATCGCGCTGTGGGCGCTGGCGCCGGTCGCGGCCGCCGTAGGCTTTGTCGCGCTGACGTGGGCGCACTGGGGCCAGGGCGACGTGTTCGCGCTGCGGGCGTTGGGCTGGGACGCGCACCTCACGAGCCGTCCGCACCTCGCGTTGGCCGGCGCCGTGCGCGGGGCGCTCCCGATGCTGGTGCCTCTGGCGGCGCAGCCGTCGGCATACGCGGCCGTTCTAGGCGACCTCGCCGCGCTATTCGATCCCGACGGCGCGGCAGGCGTCGGCGCGATGGTGGCGCCAGCGGCGGGAATCGTGCTGTGGGCGTTGATCGGCGGGTACGCGCTCTGGGGCGCGGCCTCGGCATGGCGGCGGAATGCGTGGCGGCCTCTGGCGCTGGATCTGGGCGAGGTCGCGGGGCTCGGGGTGTTTTTTGCCGTGTTGCCGCCGTTGTGGAGCGTGGGCGTGTACTTCTGCGCGTGGCACGCGCTGCGGCACCTCGCGCGACTGGAGCCCATTGTGGCGCCGCGGCGGCCTCTCCGCCTCGCGCTACTCGCCGCGCCTGCAACGCTTGGAGCGCTGGCGCTGTTCGCCGGGCTGGGCTGGCTTCTCGTGGAGCGGCCCGCAGCCGGCGCCCTCCTGTCGGTCTACCTCGTCGGGATCGCGGCGGTGACGGTCCCGCACGTGCTTGTGGTCTCGTGGATGGACGCGCGGCAGGGCGTCTGGCGGCCAAGACCGTCTACCCAAGCGGGTGTCCTCGCGAGCAAAGCGCGGCGGTCTAATACCGGTGGGCGCTGA
- a CDS encoding lycopene cyclase domain-containing protein has protein sequence MRRTRNGGGFTPEASGGSCVEMRGSGPSGYAQVVWVRLRGVPEPGRDRWGAAGVRSALLAKLSSSVTYLGFHLTFTLPAIAALWVFRPRAGQAWWPLGVLVAIAFVYTTPWDNYLVAQGVWTYPPDRVLATVGYVPVEEYAFFVLQTVLSGLAFMWVRARYFARVPEPADRRVRLPGVVGSAALSLVGLALTLRGGHGLYLGLLLVWAGPVLTLMWAVGGEMLWARRRLLVWAAMLPTLYLCVADRIAIELGIWSLTDATRTGVEIAGLPLEEAVFFLLTNLMVVQGLALCEPSRASTLPAMRREAARLAEERAAHAEPLARQRPREFVRPLLGA, from the coding sequence ATGAGGCGGACCCGGAACGGCGGGGGATTCACGCCAGAGGCCTCTGGCGGCTCCTGCGTGGAGATGCGCGGATCGGGCCCCTCGGGGTACGCCCAGGTCGTCTGGGTGCGACTGCGCGGAGTACCGGAGCCCGGCCGGGATCGTTGGGGCGCGGCGGGGGTTCGCTCGGCTCTATTGGCCAAGCTGTCCTCCTCTGTGACGTATCTCGGCTTCCACCTCACGTTTACGCTCCCCGCGATCGCCGCGCTCTGGGTGTTCCGCCCGCGGGCGGGCCAGGCGTGGTGGCCGCTCGGCGTGCTCGTCGCCATCGCGTTCGTGTACACGACGCCGTGGGACAACTACCTCGTCGCGCAGGGCGTGTGGACGTACCCGCCAGACCGCGTCCTCGCGACGGTCGGCTACGTGCCGGTAGAGGAGTACGCGTTTTTCGTGCTCCAGACCGTCCTCTCGGGACTGGCGTTCATGTGGGTCCGGGCGCGCTACTTCGCGCGCGTCCCGGAGCCGGCGGACCGCCGCGTGCGCCTCCCGGGTGTCGTCGGTTCCGCCGCGCTGAGCCTCGTCGGGCTGGCGCTGACGCTGCGGGGCGGCCACGGGCTGTACCTCGGCCTGCTGCTCGTCTGGGCCGGGCCTGTCCTCACGCTGATGTGGGCGGTAGGCGGCGAGATGCTGTGGGCGCGGCGCCGCTTGCTCGTTTGGGCTGCCATGCTGCCAACGCTCTACCTCTGCGTGGCAGACCGCATCGCGATCGAGCTCGGCATCTGGTCCCTGACCGACGCGACGCGGACGGGCGTCGAGATCGCCGGGCTTCCCTTGGAGGAAGCGGTGTTTTTCCTGCTCACCAACCTGATGGTGGTGCAGGGCCTGGCGTTGTGCGAGCCCTCGCGCGCGTCCACCCTTCCCGCGATGCGGCGCGAGGCCGCCCGGCTGGCAGAGGAGCGCGCGGCCCACGCCGAGCCTCTGGCGCGCCAGAGGCCACGGGAGTTCGTGCGTCCCCTTCTCGGAGCGTGA